One region of Quercus lobata isolate SW786 chromosome 2, ValleyOak3.0 Primary Assembly, whole genome shotgun sequence genomic DNA includes:
- the LOC115974392 gene encoding 26S proteasome regulatory subunit 10B homolog A-like, whose amino-acid sequence MIMATNRPDVLDPALLRPGRPDRKIEIPLPNEQSRMEILKIHSARIAKHGEIDYEAVVKLAEGFNVADLRNVCTEAGMSAIRAERDYVIHEDFMKAVRKLNEAKKLESSAHYSADFGKD is encoded by the exons ATGATAATGGCAACAAATCGTCCTGATGTTCTTGATCCTGCACTTCTTCGCCCGGGGCGGCCGGACAGAAAAATTGAGATCCCATTGCCAAATGAGCAATCAAGGATGGAAATCCTCAAGATTCATTCTGCTAGAATTGCCAAACACGGTGAAATTGACTATGAAGCTGTTGTAAAGCTTGCAGAG GGATTTAATGTGGCTGATCTTCGAAATGTTTGCACTGAGGCTGGAATGTCAGCAATCCGAGCAGAACGGGATTATGTCATCCATGAAGATTTCATGAAG GCTGTGCGGAAGCTGAATGAAGCAAAGAAGCTTGAATCTAGTGCCCACTACAGTGCTGATTTTGGAAAAGACTAG